One Pelmatolapia mariae isolate MD_Pm_ZW unplaced genomic scaffold, Pm_UMD_F_2 NODE_ptg000559l+_length_90402_cov_1, whole genome shotgun sequence genomic window, GTTAGTCCATGTAAGTGCAGAAAAGGCAAGGTACTTAAAGCGAACATCTTTCATTCTGTCAGTCAAAAAGTGGACTTGGCAGCCAGTTATGAGTCTTAAAGGTCTGGAGCTTTTGTGCCTTAAACTCTTTCTAACTTTGGTTAAGGGCAGTATTAGATTTGAGATAAGATTGGTGAACTCTCCACAGTGAACTTGCCTCTCGCCCCACTCAGACTGGAAACTCGACCACAATcttgaagaaaatggatggataataGCATATATCCAGCTTGCTGTGACTCTCGTGCGTTTTTCAGTGCCTCAGTTAGCAGATTGTTTAGTGTGTCTGCTTTGAGAGGAGTGGGCAGAATATACCTCAGCCTAGAGTGCCAAGGAGTGCAAGAACAGTGAAGAAAGGCTTTTACTTGGCTTTAAATATTTGTTCCCAGCAAAATTTGATTTTGTAGTtaaaaatttcaaaacatctTCAGGTTTCACGTTTGGCGGTGTAGCACTGTCTTATCATACTGTACTCTATTGTAATGTAGACTTAAACCTGGTTAATTTTTGCTTCTGGTTTCTACAGCAGCCTTGCTCAAGAGATTGACGGCAGCAAATCAGAGATTGCGTCTGGCAGAGAAGAAAATGAGATAGAAATGGGAGAAGCTGATAGTGAAGAACCGGCTGCAGATCTTATAGCCGGCTCTGCAGCTGAGGGGAAAGAAAGTTTCAGGAACTGcaacaaaaggaaagaaaaaaaagtagaaggGAATGAGAAGTCCAAAAATGAACTGAAGAGATGTGATTCTAAAATGCAGTCCAGGATGtcaaaaaagcaaaagatcAGGCATCCTGGCATCACTCGGACTAAGACTGAGAAAAGTGTTGCTAATCTTTCCTGCTTGGTCTGTGGAGCTCTGCACGTGTCAGAAGTTATGCTTGTTAAACATGCCTGGAGTCACGGAAACGATCCAGGAAGTGTTTGCGGAGCATGTGGAGAGCGCTCAGAGTCTGTGGAGGTCTTAAAGGATCATCTTCAAAGTCGACACAAAACTGATGACTGTCACATCTGTGGAGAGTCTTTCCTTAGTGCTCTCAGCCTCGACGAGCACGTAGCCTGCCACTCAGGGGAGAAACCATACAAATGTGATGTTTGCCATAATGAATTTGCACTAAAGGCCTCCCTGGAGGATCATCGAAAACTTCACGAGGAGGGTAAGCGCCACAAATGTCACACCTGTCATAAAGTGTTTGAACTCAAAGAGCAGTTAAAGGCTCATCACAGGACTCACACCAACAGGAAGACACACCTCTGCGGTGTGTGCGGTAAATCCCTCTGCGACTACAGATCGTTATCCCGCCACAAAATGACCCATTCTGGGGAAAGACCCCACGGCTGTAAGATTTGCGGGAGGCGTTTTAAACTTCCTGGGACTCTGAGGCAACACGAGAAGAttcacacaaacagagagaggtCATACCTCTGTGACATTTGCTGCAAAATGTTCCTGACTAGTGCGCAGCTGGAGATCCACATGAGGATTCACACCAACGAAAAGCCGTATCACTGCAGCGAGTGTGGCAAGGGATTCAGCACCAAAGGCCCATTGACCGTTCACAAGCGGGTCCACAGCGGGGAGACGCCCTACCACTGCCCAGACTGCGGCTGGTCCTTCAAACGCAAGACCAACCTAGACAACCACTTAGTGCTTCACTCGGGCATCAAGCCATTTGTGTGCGGGATTTGTGGGAAAGCTTGCGCACGAAAAGAATACTTGACTGTTCACATGAGGACCCACAATGGAGAGAGACCATACAAGTGTACCATCTGTGACAAAGCCTTTACTCAGAGCCATTGTCTAAAAACACACATGAAGAGCCACCAGGCGCCAGGAACTGCAACGTAACACTTAAAAGTTctggtttgatttttttgtttttaaacatccACACGTCCATTCTCTCTTCAGCTTCTCAAATTCGGGGGTCACAAGgggactggagcctatcccagctaccgtAGAGTGAGAGGAAGGGTACTTCCTGGACAGGTCACTAGCCTATCACAGGCTGTTTAAACAGAACAGTGAAAGTTAACTTATTTGcctttagctttatttattgtttttttacattaataaacGTGTACATGTATTACCCCTGTGAGacgtctctaataaaacctttGCTACAATCGTTATTGTACTGTGTATCTTTCAGTGTTGCGGCACTTACACCAGAGGATGTGCAGTCAAACCTTTTAAGGCTGTCATCCTGtgacataaaatacatttgtataGTAATGCTAGTAAGATTTATAAAATGATAGCCACTTTTTAGACTTTATTAGCCTAAATCACAGAGCTATAAGTGTTTATCTTctttgaaattctttttttaaacttgaacaGGCTGCAGCCGTGtggctccatagtgtagtggttgAAAACACTTGCTGGCTTAATTCTATGAATCTCCTTTGGGGTTTAGCCAGGAAGAGTATCTGGTGTAAAACAGCCAAATCAAGCAGAGCTACCGAATGTGATAAGGCCGTGACTGAAAGTAGCTTTGTACAGGATGCAGCCACTCAAACTGTTGCGATCGTCACGTTTCCACCATTAAATTAATCAAAATTGAAATTTCATCCACAGGCATCAAGAGTAAAGCAGGCGGTGCTTCAGTAGTAATAGATGCCCTTTTGAGAGTCTCAGTAAAGCTCTGAATATAACAGGGATTTTGATGACCTTGTCATATATAGCTCATATACCCTTGTTAGTCATGAGAAACTTCTTTCACAATGTTTCTTGAGTATCTTCTAAAGTAAAAGCTTCTtacagctgctcccttattcacaacaGGTCGCCCTGCATGTtcgatttggcagatttttaaaCCAAATGCCCGTTCTGGCACAACCTTTAAGGCATGTCTTCTCTTAGAGTCAAATACACCTAAACAGACACACATCACAAGATTGTTTGTgcatccattttttatttgttttcttacaGATGCAGCAGTGTGTTCTATCGGTATTTGACCTTTTCTCCcgtttcccccctctttctttcttttattcctGTCTGCCAGCTCTGGTATTGCtacaacaaaaatgaatgaataaataaaagaagtaagacagaaaaacactaaaaagaTGAGCCTATAAAGAGTTTATAGAGCTCTTCTTGGATAGGCTAATATGTTTGTCACAATGATTCATTTAGATCAAAATTCTGATTGCTAAAGCTGCCAGataaaaggtttttaaaaaatgattgtgGATATATTTTACTGTTGACACTTACATTAAGTCTGCAGAAATGAGCCCGTCATATCTTACATCATGGACACACATTtgcattaaacacacacacaatgtatTTAATTTTCTAATTTGAATAGACAGTAGCTTGCATATGGAAAACTTAACTTGCTCTGTGAAATGCAACATTACTTCTGTTTTGCATCTGAATTCTCTCTACATGTTTGTAGACAGGAAACTATATTGTGTTCAAAATGTGGATTACACAACGTTACCTGCTTCCACCTTCCACTATGCTTTAGTCTTCAGATATTTATCATCCCTCTTACTTTATATACAGATACCAAAAAAAGTTGTCCACATTGTATTGATTTGCCTTTTATAGTGCAAAAATCCTCTAATGTCACACATATAACACGCCAAAATGATGAaatgatgttttaaaaaaaataaatggtgtATTGCCAGCCACTGTACAAAGAACAAGCCTAAAACCAGTCTCTACAAACAAAGTTTACAGTGCACAAAATAACAGCAAGCAGCACAACACAATGCAATTCAACAAGGAGCTTACAGAGTGTTTAGAACAGTGCAAAATGTAAGCAATCAGTTTCCCTCTTCACAAAAACAATTCCCTAGACTCAAATGCCCAGTATTAAACACAGGCTGCATAAAACAGTTCTTAATGTAATgacacttctttaaaaaaaagaaaaaaagaaaagaaataatgaGCTCTTACCATGTGGGTTATTTTGTTTTCCTATTATAAGGATAATAAGGTGGTTCTCCAAAAGTGGTTCTTCTTTCGGCTTTGTTTACAACAATGTAGTTTTCCAGCTCGCTGAAGAAATAATACAGCTAACCAAAGACTGCTGGGCAGATTGAACCACACTAAGGAGAACATCACCACACACGCTTTAATTGGGGTCAGCACTGTAGGGGTCACCTACAACTGAATTATATGTAAAAGTGCTGATCATATAGCGCCCAATCCTTATCAACAGCACTGCCGATATATGGTGTAAAAAGCCCTCTGTTTTGATCGTTCAACTCCCTCCCTGTTTCTACTCAATTCCTCTGGCCCTGGGTGCATGAGGGCACAGCGAACTGAAATGCTGCATATGACAGTTAAAATGAAGCCTGTAATACAGAAGAACATGATCAGGTCAGAGCTAACCAGATAATATACAATGAAATTAAGTAAGTACAGAATGCAAAAATTTCTAATGCTGATGTTTCTGATCCTGATCCCATTTGCCTGTGTTAGTCAGTTGTAGGTGATGGGCTTAGTAACAGCAAGGTAGCACTCCACACAGGTGAGGAGTTGAAACAGAGCCTGTCCAAAGCTTCTGATTCTCAGAAAGCATTGGACCACATGTATTTTGGGGGCAGTAAATGTAAccaccacaaaaaaaaatctccttggACCTGAAACATTTGTTAATGGCAGGATGGGAGGAAGTATTGGTGTGTGATCTCAGGAGGAAGAAGGGGAATGCCAGTGAAGGTGGAGGAGTTGACAGAGATGCTTAAAAACATGGAGGCCTGAAAACGCAGAGGAGGTTTAAGAAATAAAAGGGATTAATGGTGAATAGGGGCGGTGGGGAAGAAAACGGAAAGGAAAAAGAGTAAATCCAAGGCTACAGCTTGTGACTTAAACGGGTTTACAGGCCAGTTAGCAACGATTGGGTCACTACAGACGTTTCTGGAAGTAAATAGATGAAATTGGTTGTAAATAGGGTGCTGcatcaaaaaaaaaggaaggaaaattgCAATTCTTTTGGTTGCTAGCAAATTACTGCTGTGGATCGcacttttaaaaagtgcagcacaaaacaaaaatgacaatGTTTGCTTTGCTTTCTGTTGCAGTTTTCACAGTTTTGACCCTGCTTGGTTGATATTTTACATGTGTTGAAGATGTGTCAGCATCTTCCATTCAAGTTACATGCAACCACAGCAATCTGCAAGTGATTAgagcaatcacaaggaggtttttcGTACAGCACCATGTACTTctttttaacaaatttcaccTACAACTGCCAGCAACCACTTATGAATCACTCAGGGAATATACATTTCTCCGTAGTAACTTGTGAATGTCAGAAAGTTACGACCAACCTCCAGGCCTTTGGAAATGGAgtcaaatataaaatatttatccAATGTGTTAAGACTACATCCTacatatagaatagaatagtttATAGAACTAGAAAGTTTAGAAAGTACTAACTCAGAAGATAGAATTTGTTTAAAAGATTAACAGTttctaaaaacaaatttaaacaaaagcaaaaatgtaGTGCAGAAGAAGACTTAATATAAAGCACAACCATATAAGAAACGACCTAAATTAAGTGCACGACTCAATTAGAAAACTCATTAAGAACTAAATAAATCATCTACCTAATCAAGTACCTCACCAGCATTTCTTCCCAGTTGTCCTGTTTCAGTGTCTGCAAACAACCAGACTCCTGTTTACTGATGTCTGATCAAATATTAATCTCTAAAATAggtttgtgttgctttttcattccttttttgggtggtatttgttttgtttgtttgtttttggcagaCCAGACCGTCAGATGAATTCTTTCATGCCTAGGGATTCAAATTGCAGGGTCAGGTGAACCACTGTTTGAATAAAACATCAATCACCTCTACTGAgcatttacaaaaacaaagtatCATAAAAGTGAATTACAAATGCACGGTGTAAACTATAATAAGAatgttaaatgcatgaataaaACATGCATATCAGTACTTCTATCACAAAAATAATTTCCCAAAATTATTGGATAAGTCTTACATCACCAGTCATTAACAATTTTCATCAttgtgaataatgcagaaattGTATGGATCATTTAGTCAGTCCATTATTCTGAAAATTTGAAAGTATTCAAATGGCTCATAAGTGAAAAGGTGTGGATGTAGTCACGCAGCCCAGCGCAGACGTGCACATGGCTGTATTTTTCCATGCGACTGATGATTTGTACTACATTTCCACCATCCACCAAGATTTTCCACcagaaatgcttttttaaacaaaatatgtAGAGTAAAATAAGTCATAAAAAGTAAACGCTATACTTTTAAATATACTACTAAATCTCTTCTTGAATAAAGTCATCTGTTACACTACTCATTACAATACTTTTGCATTACTGCCTAACATGGCCAGAGATGCAGTGTTAGTAGTctttatgcaaaaatatatacaaatgttTTGCACGTCACTGTTTGAAATTTTCATTATGACTTAGAggcactttttaatttttatttttttttaaagtctttatCTACGTGTCTGCTTGTTTTCCTGGATGGTGAACAAACAACAAAGGTAACACCCGAGCAGATCAAAACAGGATTATTGAGAGAAAAATGTTAGTCGACTATTTTTAAAAACGTTATGTGATTTTATTGTAATACCTGTACTTATTTCCTTAAATCTTGAATCGCTGACATGGCGTCCACGCAATTACAAATGAAAATGACTAAAATTAACACTGAAAATTAAAATtgtcctaaataaatatttttagacaAAAGTTAAACTGGTCGAATTAAAAATatccaaatgaaataaaaaaaattataaccaATTGGAAAATGTAGAAAATAATATAATTCTGATAATAtagtataaaata contains:
- the LOC134623327 gene encoding gastrula zinc finger protein XlCGF46.1-like, which produces MGEADSEEPAADLIAGSAAEGKESFRNCNKRKEKKVEGNEKSKNELKRCDSKMQSRMSKKQKIRHPGITRTKTEKSVANLSCLVCGALHVSEVMLVKHAWSHGNDPGSVCGACGERSESVEVLKDHLQSRHKTDDCHICGESFLSALSLDEHVACHSGEKPYKCDVCHNEFALKASLEDHRKLHEEGKRHKCHTCHKVFELKEQLKAHHRTHTNRKTHLCGVCGKSLCDYRSLSRHKMTHSGERPHGCKICGRRFKLPGTLRQHEKIHTNRERSYLCDICCKMFLTSAQLEIHMRIHTNEKPYHCSECGKGFSTKGPLTVHKRVHSGETPYHCPDCGWSFKRKTNLDNHLVLHSGIKPFVCGICGKACARKEYLTVHMRTHNGERPYKCTICDKAFTQSHCLKTHMKSHQAPGTAT